The sequence below is a genomic window from Streptomyces sudanensis.
GCCGCCCGGCCGCGTCCCGCCGGGCCCGTACGACGTCCCCGACCTTCGCGAGCTGGGCCCGCGCCACGGCCGCCACCAGCTCCGGCATCCGGTAGTTGAGCCCCGGCTCGCGGTGGATGCGCCCCTCCGAGCGGTCCCAGCCCTTGTCCATGAACAGCCGCATCCGCCGGGCCCGCCCCGGGTCCCCGGTCACGGCGAGGCCGCCGTCGCCCGCGGTGACGTGCTTGAACTGCTGGAGGCTGAAGCAGGCGACGTCGCCGACCGTGCCGAGCAGCCGCCCCGACGCGTCCTCGCCGAGCCACGCCTGCGCGCAGTCCTCGACCAGCGGCAGCCCGTGCCGGTCGCACACCTCCCGCAGCCGCGCGGTGTCCGCCGCTCCGCCGAAGAGGTGAACGGCGATCACCGCCTTCGTCCGGGGCGTGATCGCGGCCTCCACGGCCTCCGGGTCCAGGTTGCCGTCCCCGGCGCGCACGTCCGCGAAGACCGGCAGGGCCCCCTGCGCCATGACCGGCGCGACCGTGCCGAAGTCCGAGATCGGCGTCGTCACCACCTCGTCCCCCGGACCCACCCCGCACGCCGCGACCGCCAGGTGCAGCGCCGCCGTGCCGGACGAGCACGCCACCGCGTGCGGACGTCCGTACAGCGCGGCCATCTCCGCCTCCAGCGACCGGGCCTCCGTGCCGAACGCGCTGCACAGCACCGCCGAGTCGAGGACCCGCAGCACCGCGGCGCGCTCCTCCTCGCCGATCGTCCTGCCGCCCGGGTCGAGCACCGTGGGCAGGGGGATTTCCCGTTCGGGCATCGGGTTACTATCCTTCCGCCGGATACGCGGTTACGGCCTGGGCCGAAACTAGGACTCCCGTGGACGGGGCGTCAACCGGCCCCGCGGGCCCCTCCGCGGCACTTCGCCGAGAAGGCCTCGCCGAGAGGACTTCGCCGAGGAGAACGGAGACCGGCCGATGACGCTCACGGTCGGCGTGGTGGGTCCCGAGGACCTGGTGGAGAAGGTGCTGGCGGTCGGCGGGGCCGGGGCCGCCCGGCTGCGCGCCCTCCCGTACCGGCACGAGGACGAGACGCCCGACGTGGTCCGCGAGGCGGGTCCCCGCGTCGACGCCCTGCTGTTCACCGGCGTCGTCCCGCACACCCTCGCCGCCGGGGAGGGCCTGCTGGACCGGCCCGCCATGTACGTCCCGTACAGCGGCGCCACCCTGCTGCGGGCGCTCGTCGAACTGCTCCGGCTGGGCCACGACGTGTCCCGCGTCTCCATCGACACCCTCGGCCGCGCCGAGGTGACGGAGACGCTCGTCGAGGCCAGGCTGCCCGCCGAGCACGTCCGGGTCCTGCCCCACCGCCCCGGCCTCACCTCCCGGGACCTCGTGGACTTCCACCTCGCCGCGCACGACCGCCACGGCACCACCGCCGCCCTCACCTGCCTGGGGTCCGCCCACCGGCAACTGGAGCACCGCCTCCCCGCCGTGCGGCTCGCCCCGTCCCGCCACTCCATACGCGCGACCCTGCGGGCGCTGGTCCTGGCCACCGCCGGCGCGCACAGCGACGACGCCCAGGTCGCGCTCGGCATCGTCGACCTGCCGGCCGCCGACGGGGAACTCGCCGCGGACCTCGCCGTCCTGGGCGGCAGCCTCGCCGGGCTGCCG
It includes:
- a CDS encoding DegT/DnrJ/EryC1/StrS family aminotransferase, whose protein sequence is MPEREIPLPTVLDPGGRTIGEEERAAVLRVLDSAVLCSAFGTEARSLEAEMAALYGRPHAVACSSGTAALHLAVAACGVGPGDEVVTTPISDFGTVAPVMAQGALPVFADVRAGDGNLDPEAVEAAITPRTKAVIAVHLFGGAADTARLREVCDRHGLPLVEDCAQAWLGEDASGRLLGTVGDVACFSLQQFKHVTAGDGGLAVTGDPGRARRMRLFMDKGWDRSEGRIHREPGLNYRMPELVAAVARAQLAKVGDVVRARRDAAGRLLAALEGLEGVALAGEPAGHAWWMVPLLVDDNARWAGELAALGVPALPGYLERPLYANPAVPGGRTGLCPRAEELIGRTLLALPWNEAYTPRHVERVARALRLARRRTAGG